One genomic region from Arthrobacter pigmenti encodes:
- a CDS encoding UDP-glucose dehydrogenase family protein: protein MRLSVIGCGYLGAVHAACMAKLGHDVVGIDVDPAKIAGLNEGQAPFFEPGLPELLADSLGTGRLRFSTDMADAAGSAVHFVAVGTPQKRTENGADLTHVYAAVDALLLHLRPGDIVVGKSTVPVGTARDLSLRIADGCPGASLVWNPEFLREGFAVQDTLEPDRLVYGLADPANGAQLILDEVYAQALADVRPRLVMDYETAELVKVSANAFLATKISFINAMAEVCEASGADVSLLADAIGHDVRIGRKFLNAGLGFGGGCLPKDIRAFMARAGELGADQALTFLREVDSINMRRRSRMVDLTREVCGGSLLGQRIAVLGLAFKPNSDDVRDSPALSVAAQLQLQGAAVTACDPEAVPNAARRFPELAYTTSVEEAVQNADAVVVLTEWEQYRTLDPAALGRLVARPAIVDGRNCLEPSVWRDAGWTYRALGRPKAAAVAAAPVAVPATPVAVPAAPAAVPATPVVVPAAPVAVPVPLPASPLA from the coding sequence ATGCGGTTATCTGTCATTGGGTGCGGTTATCTGGGCGCGGTCCATGCAGCCTGCATGGCGAAGCTGGGACACGATGTCGTAGGTATCGACGTCGATCCCGCAAAGATCGCGGGCCTCAACGAGGGGCAAGCGCCCTTCTTCGAACCCGGCCTCCCCGAACTCCTTGCCGATTCACTGGGCACCGGCAGGCTGCGCTTCTCCACGGACATGGCCGACGCCGCCGGCTCGGCAGTGCACTTTGTGGCAGTCGGTACGCCGCAGAAGCGTACCGAGAACGGAGCGGACCTCACCCACGTCTACGCCGCAGTTGACGCACTTCTTTTGCATCTGCGTCCCGGCGACATCGTGGTGGGCAAGTCCACGGTCCCTGTCGGGACAGCGCGCGACCTCTCCCTTCGGATCGCCGATGGTTGCCCGGGCGCCTCGCTGGTGTGGAACCCGGAATTCCTGCGCGAGGGATTCGCCGTGCAGGACACGCTTGAGCCCGACCGCCTGGTGTACGGCTTGGCCGACCCCGCGAATGGCGCCCAGCTGATCCTCGACGAGGTTTATGCGCAGGCGCTCGCCGACGTTCGGCCGCGCCTGGTCATGGACTATGAGACCGCTGAGCTCGTCAAGGTGTCTGCGAATGCGTTCCTCGCGACGAAGATCTCCTTCATCAACGCGATGGCTGAGGTGTGCGAGGCATCGGGCGCCGACGTGTCACTGCTTGCTGATGCCATCGGGCACGACGTCCGGATCGGCCGGAAGTTCCTCAATGCCGGCCTTGGGTTCGGCGGCGGGTGCCTGCCCAAGGACATCCGCGCGTTCATGGCACGCGCAGGCGAACTTGGGGCCGATCAGGCGCTGACCTTCCTGCGTGAGGTGGACTCCATCAACATGCGCCGCCGCTCCCGCATGGTGGACCTGACCCGTGAGGTTTGCGGGGGTTCTCTGCTCGGCCAGCGCATTGCGGTGCTGGGACTCGCATTCAAGCCAAATTCCGACGACGTGCGCGATTCACCCGCACTCAGTGTTGCCGCGCAGCTCCAACTGCAGGGCGCGGCCGTCACTGCATGCGATCCGGAGGCAGTCCCGAACGCTGCCCGGCGCTTCCCGGAGTTGGCCTACACCACCTCCGTGGAGGAAGCGGTCCAGAACGCCGACGCCGTAGTTGTCCTGACCGAATGGGAACAGTACCGGACGCTCGACCCCGCAGCTCTCGGCCGGCTGGTTGCGCGCCCGGCAATCGTGGACGGCCGCAACTGCCTGGAACCCTCGGTCTGGCGTGACGCCGGGTGGACGTACCGCGCGCTGGGCCGTCCCAAGGCGGCGGCCGTGGCTGCCGCGCCGGTTGCCGTGCCTGCCACGCCGGTTGCCGTGCCCGCCGCGCCGGCCGCAGTTCCTGCCACGCCGGTTGTCGTGCCTGCCGCGCCGGTTGCTGTGCCTGTGCCTCTTCCGGCTTCGCCCCTCGCCTAA
- a CDS encoding class F sortase — translation MTDPQHDAAPAPRPRLRYWGAGAAVLATLALGAALIGGFGPEAAPETAPTHEATSATAAPAPTPTTAEAAESDEGPEAAAPERLVVESAGIDVAVLPLTPTAEDQASQSLVPPFTLDGYWLTSYGMPGNGSKDTTYITGHSWQDREAPFNHLSTDTEVGDEIILYTKSGEQRYVVDSITTHDKDTLKDSDIWDIVPNRLVLISCYTEDPWGKNVVVTAVPASQA, via the coding sequence ATGACAGATCCACAGCACGATGCCGCCCCCGCTCCCCGTCCGCGTTTGCGGTACTGGGGCGCGGGGGCGGCCGTGCTGGCCACCCTCGCGCTGGGGGCGGCACTCATCGGCGGATTCGGGCCGGAAGCTGCTCCCGAAACCGCTCCGACCCACGAGGCAACCAGCGCAACGGCGGCGCCTGCACCAACACCGACCACGGCCGAAGCCGCCGAATCAGACGAGGGCCCCGAAGCCGCGGCACCGGAGCGGCTGGTTGTCGAGTCCGCGGGGATCGACGTCGCGGTTCTGCCGCTGACGCCCACGGCGGAGGACCAGGCGTCCCAGTCCCTGGTTCCACCCTTCACCCTGGACGGGTACTGGCTGACCAGCTACGGGATGCCCGGCAACGGCTCGAAAGACACCACCTACATCACCGGGCACAGCTGGCAAGACCGCGAAGCGCCGTTCAACCACCTCAGCACGGACACCGAGGTGGGAGATGAGATCATCCTGTACACCAAGTCCGGTGAGCAACGGTATGTGGTCGATTCCATCACCACCCATGACAAGGACACCCTGAAGGACAGCGACATTTGGGACATCGTGCCAAATCGCCTGGTCCTCATCAGCTGTTATACCGAGGATCCCTGGGGCAAGAATGTGGTGGTCACGGCCGTCCCAGCGAGTCAGGCCTGA
- a CDS encoding FitA-like ribbon-helix-helix domain-containing protein, with amino-acid sequence MPNISIRDVDQHTADEIKRIAASNGRSMQVELRLLLRRFADLPWESQLANYPVAMIPLPRWYTDLQRTSIDFVRLSPALLPPRRSAFRLLDLPAQSRDAHAQQKVAA; translated from the coding sequence ATGCCGAACATCAGTATTCGCGACGTCGACCAGCACACGGCAGATGAGATCAAGCGCATTGCCGCATCGAACGGACGCTCCATGCAAGTCGAATTACGCCTGCTCCTCCGGCGATTCGCGGACCTACCGTGGGAATCCCAGCTCGCCAATTATCCGGTCGCGATGATTCCGTTGCCGCGCTGGTACACCGATCTCCAGCGTACGTCCATCGATTTCGTCAGGCTCAGCCCGGCGCTTCTTCCGCCTCGCCGCTCGGCCTTTCGATTGCTCGACCTGCCGGCGCAGAGCCGCGATGCCCACGCTCAGCAGAAGGTTGCGGCGTGA
- a CDS encoding PIN domain-containing protein: MMIMDSDVLLALVRTDNTAVEEWVKELPAKPHTTALALAEVYAAIRRAPEAIFREARHRAMRAALDGALHRRVLPFDEKAAAELAKLALTPHPEGRTYPLATLIPAATARVLNMKIATGRPEDFLGIDVELEILKLAGT; this comes from the coding sequence GTGATGATCATGGACTCGGATGTGCTGCTGGCCCTGGTCCGGACGGACAATACCGCCGTCGAGGAGTGGGTGAAAGAACTTCCCGCCAAGCCGCACACCACCGCGCTGGCCCTGGCCGAGGTCTATGCCGCGATCCGCCGGGCACCGGAAGCCATCTTCCGCGAGGCCCGCCACCGGGCAATGCGTGCGGCGCTCGACGGCGCGCTCCACCGGCGGGTTCTCCCCTTCGATGAGAAGGCCGCCGCTGAACTTGCCAAGCTCGCGCTGACACCTCACCCGGAGGGACGCACGTATCCATTGGCGACGCTCATTCCGGCCGCAACCGCGCGGGTTCTCAACATGAAGATCGCCACGGGACGCCCGGAGGATTTCCTGGGCATCGATGTCGAACTTGAGATTCTGAAGCTGGCCGGCACCTGA
- a CDS encoding phosphotransferase, translated as MHVPEHLADRHGTELDVQRAWPRDGGRLIFEAVDTGNGRIRAGTIDAAGFARIAPFGEDPVLRGLTPAAMEGDLLVHRYKRRAVVRSDSLYTKFVAPGKAAAVASAHRSVAVKLADSGLTVPRVVTAGESSVAVSAVPGVSLHDLGQRSSLDAADLWVRAWQLWSLRWPRFATPPGQDGGSMPTHNARAEAQTVSRWVDQAVSFDALGLPADRLRRVQARVARALADDPSPAVLAHRDLHDKQLLFDARTSSIGVIDCDTLALAEPALDLANLMVHLDFRVAQGLMTAAASAIGKHYILDAAGGMGVPMGRLRAYASATALRLACIYAFRPPYRDVAVRWFEEVESGRGQSPLRTPGQARM; from the coding sequence ATGCACGTTCCAGAACACCTGGCGGACAGGCACGGGACTGAGCTGGACGTTCAGCGGGCATGGCCCCGCGACGGCGGCCGGCTGATCTTCGAGGCCGTGGACACCGGGAACGGCCGAATACGCGCGGGCACCATCGATGCTGCGGGGTTCGCGAGGATTGCCCCCTTCGGCGAGGATCCAGTGCTGCGCGGGCTCACGCCGGCCGCGATGGAAGGCGACCTGTTGGTGCACCGTTACAAGCGGCGGGCGGTCGTCCGCTCGGACAGCCTTTACACCAAGTTTGTTGCTCCCGGGAAGGCGGCAGCGGTCGCGTCTGCGCACCGCTCGGTGGCTGTAAAGCTGGCTGACAGCGGGTTGACGGTTCCCCGCGTTGTTACTGCCGGTGAGAGCAGCGTTGCCGTCAGTGCGGTTCCGGGCGTGAGCCTGCATGACTTGGGCCAGCGCAGTAGCCTGGACGCAGCCGACCTGTGGGTCCGGGCATGGCAGCTCTGGTCTTTGCGCTGGCCACGGTTCGCAACTCCGCCGGGGCAGGACGGCGGCTCCATGCCAACGCACAACGCACGGGCGGAAGCGCAGACCGTGAGCCGCTGGGTTGATCAGGCGGTGTCCTTCGACGCGCTGGGGCTACCTGCAGACAGGTTGCGCCGTGTGCAGGCGCGCGTGGCCCGGGCGCTGGCTGACGATCCCTCGCCTGCGGTACTGGCGCATCGCGATCTGCACGACAAACAGCTTCTCTTCGACGCCCGCACCTCCTCGATCGGTGTGATCGACTGCGACACCCTTGCACTCGCCGAACCGGCTCTCGATCTCGCTAACCTGATGGTCCATCTGGACTTCCGGGTTGCCCAGGGTTTGATGACTGCTGCGGCGTCCGCGATCGGGAAGCACTACATCCTGGATGCGGCGGGCGGCATGGGCGTTCCGATGGGACGTTTGCGCGCGTACGCGTCCGCGACGGCCCTCCGGCTGGCCTGCATTTACGCTTTCCGTCCCCCATACCGGGATGTGGCGGTGAGGTGGTTCGAAGAGGTTGAATCGGGTAGGGGCCAAAGCCCGCTCCGGACGCCCGGCCAGGCTCGAATGTGA
- a CDS encoding phosphotransferase yields the protein MTTPLDPGLAALDLFFDADALSSLLGRPARAGHLRWKRGVSAIARLHDDDGVRWLAAYSKDAAVKLEKTFRRAGAHGLPLEQYEIDGGVLASGPIALDPRLYGALRPFRGFGDYFASPAVRVLKYNPFRRLVFAVDAADSTAEFGDGGFGGTDGGGSFGWTDRGTRGGTDGGTLVGRVSAAAPWTTPDMLAGLAANGVPLLVPLSGSALAAGTPTGKHVHYLPWYGEGDLSTVQPAQAGAASYAAGEALSLLHRQPPVHQSHAWRAPAGRLMSLVRENAALIPESGDRLTRVRSALEPLLRRPGRAAMIHGDFSADQVLVDGSDVRLIDFERCTYGAAASDLGSFAAMEALGADSPAGDDVLALPRTAALLDGYSAGPDAVNESEVLGWTVFFLLNRLREPFRACMPGWRQQMDNRLAMIEGVLW from the coding sequence GTGACTACGCCGCTGGATCCGGGTTTGGCGGCTCTCGATCTGTTTTTCGACGCCGATGCCCTCAGTTCGCTGCTTGGCCGCCCGGCGCGCGCGGGCCACCTGCGCTGGAAACGCGGTGTCTCGGCGATTGCCCGCCTGCACGACGACGACGGCGTGCGCTGGCTCGCCGCGTACAGCAAGGACGCGGCGGTGAAGTTGGAGAAAACCTTCCGGCGCGCAGGCGCCCATGGGCTTCCGCTGGAGCAATACGAGATTGACGGCGGTGTGCTGGCGAGCGGGCCGATTGCACTGGACCCCCGGTTGTACGGCGCGCTGCGCCCTTTTCGCGGGTTCGGCGACTACTTCGCTTCCCCAGCCGTGCGGGTGCTCAAGTACAACCCATTCCGCCGTCTGGTCTTCGCGGTCGACGCCGCTGACAGCACAGCTGAGTTCGGCGACGGCGGTTTTGGAGGGACCGACGGCGGTGGCAGTTTTGGCTGGACCGACCGCGGCACGCGTGGAGGGACCGACGGCGGCACGCTGGTGGGCAGGGTCAGCGCCGCCGCTCCGTGGACCACGCCGGACATGCTCGCCGGGCTTGCCGCGAACGGTGTCCCCTTGCTGGTTCCGCTTTCCGGATCTGCGCTTGCTGCGGGGACGCCGACGGGTAAGCACGTCCACTACCTGCCCTGGTACGGCGAAGGCGACCTCAGCACCGTGCAGCCCGCGCAGGCCGGCGCGGCTTCCTATGCCGCCGGCGAAGCGCTCTCGCTCCTGCACCGGCAGCCTCCCGTGCATCAGTCGCACGCGTGGCGGGCTCCGGCCGGCCGCCTGATGTCACTCGTCCGGGAGAATGCTGCCCTGATACCCGAGAGCGGAGACCGATTGACACGCGTGCGCAGCGCGTTGGAGCCGCTGCTGCGCAGGCCGGGCCGCGCAGCGATGATTCACGGGGATTTCTCCGCCGATCAGGTGCTCGTGGATGGAAGTGACGTACGGCTGATCGACTTTGAACGCTGTACGTACGGAGCCGCTGCATCGGATTTGGGCAGCTTCGCGGCCATGGAGGCACTCGGGGCAGACTCCCCAGCAGGTGATGATGTGCTGGCGCTGCCCCGCACCGCCGCCCTCCTTGACGGGTACAGCGCCGGGCCGGATGCGGTCAACGAATCCGAGGTGCTGGGCTGGACGGTGTTCTTCCTGTTGAACCGCCTGCGTGAACCGTTCCGTGCCTGCATGCCTGGGTGGCGACAACAGATGGATAACCGGCTCGCGATGATCGAAGGGGTTCTGTGGTGA
- a CDS encoding glycosyltransferase yields the protein MKRLAYLCVDPGVPVFGSKGASVHVQEIVRAWRSRGFEVTIYCTRKGGEVPADLRDVPVVSAPVTGKGAERERSQAKAAGELADRIIGDGAAAVYERYSLFSDGLARVTAALDVPGFLEVNAPLIDEQRIHRTLHDEAAAQDALQVQVGAAVRTVCVSDPVARWVRDRVDVRHHDCVRTVANGVNVRRIRPAAEAPGTPVVAFVGTLKPWHGVETLIEAQAAGSGDWTVRVVGDGPQGEELRSLAAKVGADVEFTGAVPPESIPEALAGCAIAAAPYPRTQDANDQYFSPLKIYEYCAAGLPVVASRVGQVPQIIDDGVTGLLVEPSDPRALAAAIDELAAAPVARAAMSSAARGMATGSHSWDSVLERIVDGVKL from the coding sequence GTGAAGCGCCTCGCCTACCTCTGCGTGGACCCCGGAGTGCCGGTCTTCGGCAGCAAGGGAGCATCCGTCCATGTACAGGAAATTGTCCGTGCCTGGCGGAGCCGTGGTTTCGAGGTGACAATCTACTGCACCCGCAAGGGCGGCGAAGTTCCCGCCGATCTCAGGGACGTCCCGGTGGTCAGTGCACCCGTTACGGGGAAGGGCGCCGAACGCGAGCGCTCGCAGGCCAAGGCCGCCGGCGAGCTCGCGGACCGGATCATCGGCGACGGCGCCGCGGCAGTCTACGAGCGCTACTCCCTGTTCAGCGACGGGCTGGCGAGGGTTACTGCCGCGTTGGACGTCCCCGGCTTCCTGGAGGTCAACGCGCCACTGATCGATGAGCAGCGCATTCACCGCACGCTCCATGACGAAGCAGCAGCCCAGGACGCACTCCAGGTTCAGGTGGGAGCAGCGGTACGCACGGTATGCGTTTCCGACCCGGTGGCACGCTGGGTTCGTGACCGCGTTGACGTACGGCACCACGACTGCGTCCGCACGGTCGCCAACGGCGTGAACGTGCGCCGGATCCGGCCGGCCGCGGAAGCACCCGGTACGCCGGTGGTCGCGTTCGTCGGCACCCTCAAACCCTGGCACGGTGTGGAAACCCTCATCGAGGCGCAGGCCGCGGGATCGGGAGACTGGACAGTGCGGGTGGTTGGAGATGGTCCCCAGGGTGAGGAATTGCGCAGCCTGGCGGCGAAGGTCGGTGCGGATGTCGAGTTCACGGGCGCCGTTCCGCCCGAGTCCATTCCCGAGGCGCTGGCCGGATGCGCCATCGCCGCCGCACCTTACCCCAGGACGCAGGACGCCAATGACCAGTACTTCTCCCCGTTGAAGATTTACGAGTACTGTGCGGCGGGCCTGCCGGTGGTTGCGTCCCGTGTGGGCCAGGTGCCGCAGATTATTGACGATGGCGTCACCGGGCTCCTGGTTGAGCCCTCGGATCCGCGGGCGCTGGCTGCGGCCATCGACGAACTCGCTGCAGCACCGGTGGCCAGGGCCGCTATGTCCTCCGCGGCTCGCGGGATGGCCACCGGGAGCCACAGCTGGGACAGCGTCCTGGAACGCATCGTGGACGGAGTGAAACTATGA
- the rsmD gene encoding 16S rRNA (guanine(966)-N(2))-methyltransferase RsmD has translation MSRIIAGAAGGTTLTSVAGQATRPTTDRVKEALFSRLDAYNVLTGAHVLDLFAGSGSLGVEAASRGAATVDLVESADRAAAVCRTNAEAINSVLGWTCVRVHRSKVETYLDRVPAGQSWDLVLLDPPYPLADAPLMAILGALAQHLAEGAVVVLERSARSGEPDWPVGLARFAEKKYGETRLWYLEPA, from the coding sequence ATGAGTCGAATCATCGCGGGCGCGGCAGGGGGAACAACACTGACCAGTGTGGCGGGGCAGGCCACCAGGCCCACCACCGATCGCGTCAAGGAAGCGCTGTTCTCCCGGCTCGACGCCTACAACGTGCTCACCGGTGCACATGTGCTGGATCTCTTCGCCGGCTCCGGCTCGCTCGGCGTCGAAGCCGCGAGCAGGGGAGCGGCCACTGTTGACCTCGTTGAGTCCGCCGACCGCGCAGCTGCGGTCTGCCGAACCAACGCCGAAGCGATCAACTCCGTGCTCGGCTGGACTTGTGTGCGGGTGCACCGCTCGAAAGTCGAAACTTATCTGGACCGGGTTCCTGCCGGTCAATCGTGGGACCTTGTGCTCCTTGACCCGCCGTATCCGCTCGCGGACGCCCCGCTGATGGCCATCCTCGGGGCGCTGGCTCAGCACCTGGCGGAGGGCGCCGTCGTCGTACTGGAACGCTCCGCACGCTCGGGGGAGCCGGACTGGCCAGTTGGCCTGGCCCGCTTCGCGGAGAAGAAGTACGGCGAGACGCGGCTCTGGTACCTCGAGCCTGCCTAG
- a CDS encoding glycosyltransferase, whose amino-acid sequence MQPASPARIGYVLKIYPRFSETFIVTEILAREAAGEELEIFSLRPPVDPRFHPELGRVQAPVTYVARPQKLSEGWPIISAAHRVIPDFAQRFAALLPEIADAEASEVHQGIELATRVVERGITHLHAHFGSIAARTASIASALSGVPFSFTAHAKDIYHELVDHQALVRLLKEAHHTVTVSDFNLRYLSELAPSAAGTIHRIYNGLELDRFPFETPTPLHSPFRVAAVGRLVEKKGFGLLIEAVRLLAESGLEVDLRIAGGGELAEDLTAQISANGLTGHVHLLGPRTQSEVIELLRWADVFAAPCVIGADGNADGLPTVLLEAMAMGVPCIGSDVTGIPEVLLTDDDGVSTGQLVRAGSVGDLVRALRTVASPGFDRTGTAHAARRLIERNFDSRVQSAHLRTLREGVFPKAPELEPVTP is encoded by the coding sequence ATGCAGCCGGCTAGTCCCGCGCGGATCGGGTACGTCCTGAAAATCTACCCGCGCTTTTCCGAGACGTTCATTGTCACCGAGATCCTCGCGCGTGAAGCCGCCGGGGAAGAGCTGGAGATTTTCTCCCTGCGCCCGCCGGTGGATCCGCGGTTCCACCCGGAGCTTGGGCGGGTGCAGGCACCGGTCACTTACGTAGCACGTCCGCAGAAGCTTTCCGAGGGTTGGCCGATCATCTCCGCCGCACACCGCGTAATCCCGGACTTCGCCCAGCGCTTCGCCGCGCTCCTGCCGGAAATTGCCGACGCCGAAGCCTCCGAGGTGCACCAGGGCATCGAGCTCGCAACCCGCGTGGTGGAACGTGGCATCACGCACCTGCACGCGCACTTCGGGTCGATCGCCGCGCGCACCGCCAGCATCGCCTCAGCCCTGTCCGGCGTTCCGTTCTCCTTCACCGCGCACGCCAAGGACATCTACCACGAACTGGTGGACCATCAAGCGCTGGTACGCCTGCTGAAGGAGGCACATCACACGGTCACGGTGAGCGACTTCAACCTTCGTTACCTTTCAGAGCTGGCTCCCTCGGCAGCGGGAACCATTCACCGCATTTACAACGGGCTGGAACTGGACCGCTTCCCGTTCGAGACTCCGACGCCGCTCCATTCGCCGTTCCGTGTGGCGGCAGTCGGGCGGCTTGTTGAGAAGAAGGGGTTCGGGCTGCTGATCGAAGCCGTTCGGCTGCTTGCGGAATCGGGGCTTGAAGTGGATCTGCGTATTGCGGGCGGCGGCGAACTCGCCGAAGACCTGACTGCGCAGATCAGCGCCAACGGTCTGACCGGGCACGTGCACCTCCTCGGCCCACGCACCCAGAGTGAGGTCATCGAGCTCCTGCGCTGGGCGGACGTCTTCGCGGCTCCCTGCGTGATCGGCGCGGACGGCAACGCGGACGGACTCCCGACGGTGCTGCTGGAAGCCATGGCGATGGGAGTGCCCTGCATCGGGTCCGACGTCACCGGCATCCCGGAGGTCCTGCTCACAGACGACGACGGCGTAAGCACCGGACAGCTTGTCCGTGCGGGTAGCGTCGGCGACCTCGTGCGGGCGCTACGCACGGTCGCCTCCCCCGGCTTCGACAGGACCGGCACGGCGCACGCTGCACGCCGGCTCATCGAGCGGAACTTCGACTCCCGTGTGCAGTCCGCGCACCTGCGGACGCTCCGCGAGGGAGTCTTCCCGAAGGCACCCGAACTCGAGCCGGTGACGCCGTGA
- a CDS encoding ABC transporter ATP-binding protein produces the protein MSATVSPLRRTLGILTPHLNGQKLLMAGGVVVLLFEVAFRVLEPWPVKFVVDAVTRSLGADFAGTGPVATPMLLLACGAALVFFTGMRAVCNFFATLAFALVGSRVATKLRGKVFDHVQSLSTRYHSANRSGDTVQRLVGDVGRLQEVAVTAGMPLLANCITLVAMAGVMFWLDPLLALVVIVACAGFVLLSRISTGKITIAARKTRKGEGSLANTAQESLGAIRVVQTYGLERTLADRFGSSNQKTLKEGVKSRRLAAALERRTDVIVGVATAVVLAGGGWRVVQGAMTPGDLVLFLMYLKTAMKPLRDLAKYTGRIARATASGERVAELLEEKVDITDSPTAMPLGKVWGELEFRNVSASYGDGPPVLSGLNLSLQEGRNTAIVGPSGSGKSTLVSLLVRMMDPLDGSVRLDGIDVKDITLSSLRANVSLVLQDAVLFTGTLRENIRFGRLDASDEDIEKAARLAQAHGFISAFPDGYETVVGERGGTLSGGQRQRIAIARALLRDAPVVILDEVTTGLDHDARSEVLEALSTLTAGRTTVTITHEASVALKSDRLVWLQDGRVLLDGTPDELMGYPLFARWIEQQRKSQDEQPESPGVAVGSVQ, from the coding sequence ATGAGCGCCACAGTGTCTCCCCTACGGCGGACCCTCGGTATCCTGACTCCGCACCTGAATGGTCAGAAGCTGCTCATGGCGGGCGGCGTCGTCGTGCTGTTGTTTGAAGTGGCCTTCCGCGTACTGGAGCCGTGGCCGGTGAAGTTCGTGGTGGATGCGGTGACCCGCAGCCTCGGCGCGGACTTCGCGGGCACCGGTCCGGTTGCCACGCCGATGCTGCTCCTGGCGTGCGGCGCGGCACTGGTGTTCTTCACCGGCATGCGTGCGGTCTGCAACTTCTTTGCCACGTTGGCCTTTGCCCTGGTGGGTTCCCGCGTGGCGACGAAGCTGCGCGGGAAAGTTTTTGACCACGTCCAGTCCTTGTCCACGCGCTACCACTCGGCGAACCGCAGCGGTGACACGGTGCAGCGCCTGGTGGGCGATGTGGGGCGGCTCCAGGAGGTCGCCGTGACCGCCGGCATGCCGCTCCTCGCGAACTGCATCACGCTCGTGGCGATGGCCGGTGTCATGTTCTGGCTGGATCCGCTGCTGGCGCTCGTTGTGATTGTTGCCTGTGCCGGGTTCGTCCTGCTTTCCAGGATCAGCACCGGCAAGATCACTATCGCTGCCCGTAAAACCCGCAAGGGCGAGGGTTCGCTGGCGAATACGGCGCAGGAAAGCCTCGGAGCTATCCGCGTGGTCCAGACCTACGGGCTGGAACGTACGCTCGCCGACAGGTTCGGCAGCAGCAACCAGAAGACCCTCAAGGAAGGCGTGAAGTCACGCCGTCTCGCCGCCGCGTTGGAACGCCGGACCGATGTGATCGTCGGTGTTGCTACCGCCGTCGTACTGGCCGGCGGCGGGTGGCGGGTTGTCCAGGGCGCAATGACCCCGGGTGATCTGGTGCTGTTCCTCATGTACCTGAAGACCGCCATGAAGCCGCTGCGGGACCTCGCGAAGTACACGGGCAGGATCGCGCGGGCAACGGCGTCGGGCGAACGGGTGGCCGAACTGCTCGAGGAGAAGGTTGACATCACAGACTCCCCCACCGCGATGCCGCTCGGCAAGGTCTGGGGTGAACTCGAGTTCCGGAACGTGTCCGCATCCTACGGCGACGGACCGCCGGTGCTGTCCGGGCTCAACCTCTCCCTGCAGGAGGGCCGCAACACCGCGATTGTGGGGCCTTCGGGTTCGGGGAAGTCGACGCTCGTCTCGCTCCTGGTGCGCATGATGGATCCTCTGGACGGTTCGGTGCGCCTGGACGGGATCGACGTCAAGGACATCACCCTGTCCTCACTGCGCGCGAACGTGAGCCTGGTGCTGCAGGACGCCGTGCTCTTCACGGGAACGCTGCGTGAGAACATCCGGTTCGGGCGCCTCGATGCCTCCGATGAGGACATCGAGAAGGCCGCCCGGCTGGCCCAGGCACACGGATTCATCTCCGCCTTCCCCGACGGATACGAAACCGTAGTCGGTGAACGCGGTGGAACACTCTCCGGTGGGCAACGGCAGCGCATCGCGATCGCGCGTGCACTGCTGCGGGATGCGCCTGTGGTGATCCTCGACGAGGTCACCACGGGGCTCGATCATGATGCGCGTTCAGAGGTGCTCGAAGCCCTCTCCACCCTCACGGCCGGACGCACCACAGTGACCATCACGCATGAAGCGTCCGTGGCGTTGAAAAGCGACCGGCTGGTGTGGCTCCAGGACGGGCGTGTCCTGTTGGACGGCACGCCGGACGAGCTCATGGGCTATCCGCTCTTTGCCCGCTGGATAGAGCAGCAGCGCAAGTCGCAGGATGAGCAGCCGGAATCGCCCGGCGTCGCGGTCGGGAGCGTTCAATGA